A single Lactuca sativa cultivar Salinas chromosome 8, Lsat_Salinas_v11, whole genome shotgun sequence DNA region contains:
- the LOC128127765 gene encoding uncharacterized protein LOC128127765 has translation MIQAIKKAPEGYKPPSYEKVRTSLLDQCVRDVGKELDPVKDTWLTQGVSVISDGWSNIKNEPLINVIAQNSRGATFMYAEAFSGIEKTGVEIAKFLRQAIEEIGPSSVIQVVTDNAANCKAVGREVEKVYKHIFWSPCCVHSLNLIFKDMAKQFDWLTDTYNRGKGIVTFFLNHTHALAFFRDNSNLQLLKVAQTRFASHYILLKRLTECREALATTIVVKSWREWVNKADEHTRLLANKVADTIKDEDFWDDIVHILAVTKPIFYMVKFCDDEGPKMAEIYERMDNMMGQIKEAMTMRDNKFSMYYNKVEEIVLERWDKMTIPLHCLGFALNPKYYDKHYLAKLAPGGMKRNPPNEDREVIVGVLKAFEKISESEEEEKQLREQFATFHMKKGIYSLAGTQADAVTMDAIDWWATYGAETPDLADVAKRILSQPISSSSAERNWSTYSHIQSIKRNRLNGPRADKLVYIHSNIRLLSRFSESYKVGPNKKWDINPESDHIECSSARLEEMVWENLDDEGVENERGKRQRIN, from the coding sequence ATGATTCAAGCTATTAAGAAAGCACCGGAAGGTTACAAGCCACCTTCATATGAAAAAGTTAGAACTTCGTTGCTTGATCAATGTGTGAGAGATGTGGGCAAAGAACTTGATCCAGTCAAAGACACGTGGTTAACGCAAGGAGTATCCGTTATCTCGGATGGTTGGTCTAATATAAAAAATGAACCGCTTATAAATGTTATTGCACAAAATTCACGTGGTGCAACTTTTATGTATGCGGAGGCCTTTTCGGGGATTGAGAAGACGGGGGTGGAGATTGCTAAGTTTCTTCGACAAGCTATTGAGGAGATTGGTCCAAGTAGTGTTATTCAAGTTGTAACCGATAACGCGGCGAATTGCAAGGCGGTTGGACGAGAAGTAGAAAAGGTATACAAACATATTTTCTGGTCCCCTTGTTGTGTACATTcattaaatttgatttttaaagaCATGGCGAAGCAATTTGACTGGCTGACCGATACATATAATAGAGGAAAGGGTATTGTCACGTTTTTTTTAAACCACACACACGCGTTAGCTTTCTTTAGAGACAACTCGAATTTGCAATTGTTGAAGGTTGCACAAACACGATTTGCATCACATTACATATTGTTGAAAAGACTAACCGAGTGTAGGGAAGCACTTGCTACTACTATTGTCGTAAAGTCGTGGCGGGAATGGGTCAACAAGGCGGATGAGCACACTCGGCTACTTGCTAATAAAGTGGCGGATACAATTAAAGATGAAGATTTTTGGGATGATATTGTTCACATTTTGGCCGTCACAAAACCTATCTTTTACATGGTAAAGTTTTGTGATGATGAAGGTCCGAAAATGGCAGAAATATATGAACGGATGGACAATATGATGGGTCAAATCAAAGAGGCTATGACTATGAGGGACAATAAATTCTCAATGTATTACAATAAAGTTGAAGAAATTGTGCTCGAAAGGTGGGACAAGATGACTATCCCCCTCCATTGTTTAGGATTTGCTTTAAATCCTAAATATTATGACAAGCATTACCTTGCAAAGTTGGCACCAGGAGGCATGAAAAGAAATCCTCCCAACGAAGACAGAGAAGTAATTGTTGGTGTTTTGAAAGCATTTGAAAAAATTTCGgagagtgaagaagaagagaaacaGTTGAGAGAGCAATTTGCAACCTTTCACATGAAGAAAGGAATTTATTCATTGGCCGGGACACAAGCCGATGCGGTGACTATGGATGCGATTGACTGGTGGGCAACATATGGAGCGGAGACTCCGGATTTGGCGGACGTGGCAAAACGAATCCTCTCGCAACCGATTAGTAGCTCTTCAGCTGAGAGGAATTGGAGTACATACTCTCATATACAGAGCATCAAAAGGAATCGTTTAAATGGCCCAAGAGCGGATAAACTTGTGTATATTCACTCTAATATTAGACTTTTGTCCCGATTTTCAGAATCTTACAAAGTCGGACCCAACAAAAAATGGGACATCAATCCGGAAAGTGATCACATTGAATGTTCAAGTGCTCGTCTAGAAGAAATGGTGTGGGAGAACCTTGATGATGAAGGCGTGGAGAATGAAAGAGGAAAAAGGCAGCGGATAAACTAG
- the LOC128127542 gene encoding TMV resistance protein N-like has protein sequence MEQHLPNLKILELVRLNNLIMTPDFDRIPNLERLILRGCQRLKKIHPSIGNLERLIFLSIEFCSGLKIFPPIKRLKKLETLSLSDCPKLFKLLGIQQKMNGLLHLHSNISGKEVASYKKYSSNFVVTCWTCGDTKIRNPAEDLIDVEECCLEEPCLPRNNNTVLRFFPRGLRKLNLRYCSLGDKDIDSAVWEFPNLEELNLKGNKFSRLNFSRWRLPQLKWLDVSWCQLLVELWDLPSSIAVVIADNCWSLESFGDISNCKWLWKVSLCGYNKLGPLVGDILLDSMLQGNALEDHFISVNLGYKMIPRGFVGRLFKGTTFTLRLPYDWYKDFCGFLICIVTKARHPRINIIIRQDVDEDILSVLWQESSEAPADPKYDGSGSIIGYVSFSSLRHTTLLNSSYNMISFSIDGGHLSGLAANSYVGGELIPWGSKGDEVKTTNCSEFWDKENEDGSNTFKIRQHDSKSSVEILWRPYYTQKVVVKVNVHDDKGKRKVLKAVSTLSGVESIAFSMKEKTLTVTGDVDPVFIVGKLKKYCHTEIVTIGTAKGW, from the exons ATGGAACAGCATCTTCCAAATCTGAAGATCTTGGAACTTGTTAGATTGAATAACCTAATCATGACACCAGATTTTGATAGAATTCCAAATCTTGAAAGACTCATTCTTCGTGGATGCCAGCGTTTAAAAAAGATTCATCCATCGATTGGAAACTTGGAAAGGCTCATTTTCCTATCTATAGAGTTTTGTTCTGGTCTTAAGATATTTCCACCGATTAAGCGACTAAAGAAACTCGAGACCCTTTCATTATCAGATTGCCCCAAACTTTTTAAGCTCTTGGGGATCCAACAGAAAATGAACGGTCTACTGCATCTTCATTCAAATATTAGTGGGAAAGAAGTTGCATCCTACAAAAAGTATTCTTCAAACTTTGTCGTTACTTGTTGGACGTGTGGTGACACAAAAATTAGAAACCCAGCAGAGGACCTGATTGATGTAGAAGAATGTTGTTTAGAGGAGCCTTGTTTACCTCGCAACAACAATACAGTGTTACGGTTTTTTCCCAGAGGCTTAAGAAAGTTAAATCTCCGGTACTGCAGTCTGGGAGATAAAGACATTGACTCTGCTGTTTGGGAGTTTCCCAACTTGGAAGAACTCAATCTAAAAGGAAATAAGTTTTCAAGATTAAATTTTAGTCGATGGCGACTTCCTCAGCTCAAATGGCTGGACGTGTCATGGTGCCAATTACTTGTAGAATTGTGGGATCTGCCATCAAGTATAGCTGTTGTTATAGCGGATAATTGTTGGTCACTTGAAAGCTTTGGAGATATTTCAAACTGTAAGTGGTTGTGGAAAGTCTCATTGTGTGGGTACAACAAACTTGGTCCACTTGTTGGTGACATATTACTAGACTCCATGCTCCAG GGAAATGCTCTTGAAGATCACTTTATCAGTGTCAATCTTGGATATAAGATGATTCCAAGGGGGTTTGTTGGTAGGCTGTTTAAGGGGACAACATTTACATTGCGTCTTCCATATGATTGGTACAAAGACTTTTGTGGGTTCTTAATATGCATTGTTACCAAAGCAAGACATCCGCGAATAAATATAATCATCAGGCAGGATGTGGATGAAGATATTCTCTCCGTGCTTTGGCAAGAGTCTAGTGAAGCACCAGCAGATCCTAAATATGATGGAAGTGGGTCAATCATAGGATATGTTTCCTTTAGTTCACTGAGGCACACAACATTATTGAATTCTTCATACAATATGATATCATTTTCCATAGACGGAGGGCATCTGAGTGGCTTAGCAGCTAACAGTTATGTTGGAGGTGAGCTCATTCCTTGGGGAAGTAAAGGGGATGAGGTGAAAACAACAAATTGCTCAGAATTTTGGGACAAGGAAAATGAAGATGGTTCAAACACATTTAAAATCCGACAACATGATTCAAAGTCTTCTGTTGAGATCTTATGGCGGCCTTACTACACACAG AAAGTGGTTGTCAAAGTGAATGTACACGATGATAAAGGAAAGCGGAAGGTTTTGAAGGCAGTTTCCACCCTTTCAG GGGTCGAGTCCATAGCTTTCAGCATGAAAGAGAAGACACTGACTGTCACTGGGGACGTTGATCCAGTTTTTATCGTCGGAAAACTGAAAAAGTATTGCCACACAGAGATAGTGACCATTGGAACAGCCAAAGGTTGGTAG
- the LOC128127766 gene encoding disease resistance protein Roq1-like: protein MASSSSSPAFSSQSWNHDVFLSFRGEDTRKTFVDHLYTALVQKGIYTYKDDETLPRGELINPSLMKAIEESQIGVIVFSENYADSSWCLDELAHIMKCKDTRGQIVIPIFYGVDPSEVRKQKQKYGEAFVKHELENKTKVESWRKALVDASNISGWEPKHIANGHESKVIIEIVEKISQRLQLVSPSANANLIGIASRVQSLKLKLQIGSGGVRMIGIWGVGGGGKTTLASSVYEEISRKFDGCCFLENIWEESSKKGLEELQQKILYGVLREKIVQVERVEEGKHMIKHRLCRRKVLIVLDDVDQLDQLKALAGSHDWFGEGSRIIITTRDVHVISTTAPRVDEIHNISLLNDDEAMELFCKHAPCGHKHKKDYELLSKSVVSYAGGLPLALTVLGCFLCGKDINEWRSAIARLKDIPDTNIVEKLKISFDGLTPVEKELFLDIACFFRGQYKNEGIMAMLDACGFYPVIGIKVLLEKALITISDGRFDMHDLLQEMGRYIVRGEHPENPEKHSRVWKKEDVLKICAMDATKELDMVKAVRFECNSYDLVELPSVANLKNLRWIDWRGDLASPFPTNFPPKNLCCLILDDISQKRLWRGYKWMKNYRPYLPNSEMKL from the exons AtggcatcttcatcatcatctccgGCCTTTTCTTCTCAATCATGGAATCATGATGTTTTCCTAAGTTTTAGAGGAGAAGATACTCGCAAGACGTTTGTGGATCATCTCTACACAGCTCTTGTACAAAAAGGGATATACACTTACAAAGATGATGAGACACTTCCTCGGGGCGAATTGATCAATCCATCTCTTATGAAGGCTATAGAAGAGTCACAGATTGGCGTCATCGTATTCTCTGAAAACTATGCCGATTCTTCATGGTGCTTAGATGAACTTGCACATATCATGAAATGCAAAGATACGAGAGGCCAAATAGTTATACCCATATTTTATGGCGTTGATCCATCTGAAGTtcgaaaacagaaacaaaaatatggaGAAGCATTTGTTAAGCATGAGTTGGAGAACAAAACAAAGGTTGAATCATGGAGAAAAGCACTTGTGGATGCAAGTAACATTTCTGGATGGGAACCAAAGCACATTGCCAACGG GCATGAATCAAAGGTTATCATAGAAATTGTTGAAAAAATTTCACAGAGGTTGCAGCTAGTAAGTCCAAGCGCAAATGCCAACCTTATTGGAATAGCATCTCGTGTGCAAAGTTTGAAATTGAAGTTACAAATTGGTTCAGGTGGTGTGCGGATGATTGGAATATGGGGTGTTGGAGGTGGTGGTAAGACTACTCTTGCATCTTCTGTTTATGAGGAAATATCTAGAAAGTTTGATGGTTGTTGCTTTCTAGAAAATATCTGGGAGGAATCAAGTAAGAAAGGGTTAGAAGAATTGCAACAAAAAATTCTTTATGGTGTTTTGAGAGAGAAGATAGTGCAGGTAGAGAGAGTTGAGGAAGGAAAACACATGATAAAACATAGGTTATGCCGTAGAAAGGTGCTGATTGTTCTTGATGATGTTGATCAGCTTGACCAATTAAAAGCTTTAGCTGGATCACATGATTGGTTTGGTGAAGGAAGCCGAATAATAATCACAACAAGAGATGTACATGTAATATCAACTACTGCGCCCAGAGTAGATGAGATACACAATATTAGCTTGTTAAACGATGATGAGgctatggagctcttttgcaAGCATGCACCATGTGGTCACAAACATAAAAAAGATTATGAGCTGCTTTCAAAAAGTGTGGTTTCTTATGCTGGTGGACTCCCATTAGCACTTACagttcttggttgttttctatGTGGAAAAGACATTAATGAGTGGAGGAGTGCAATAGCCAGATTGAAAGACATCCCAGATACAAATATTGTGGAAAAGCTAAAAATCAGCTTTGATGGACTTACACCGGTTGAGAAAGAGTTGTTTCTTGATATTGCATGCTTCTTCAGAGGTCAGTATAAAAATGAAGGGATAATGGCAATGCTTGATGCTTGTGGTTTTTACCCTGTTATAGGCATAAAGGTGTTGTTAGAAAAGGCGCTCATAACAATTTCAGATGGAAGGTTTGATATGCATGATCTGTTGCAAGAAATGGGACGCTACATTGTTAGAGGGGAACACCCTGAGAATCCAGAAAAACATAGTAGAGTTTGGAAGAAGGAAGATGTTCTAAAAATTTGTGCTATGGATGCGACGAAG GAACTTGACATGGTTAAAGCAGTAAGATTTGAATGCAATAGCTATGATCTAGTAGAACTTCCTTCGGTTGCAAACCTGAAAAACCTTCGGTGGATTGATTGGAGAGGTGATCTTGCAAGTCCATTTCCTACTAACTTTCCACCAAAGAACCTTTGTTGTCTGATATTGGATGACATCTCGCAGAAACGACTTTGGAGGGGTTATAAG TGGATGAAGAATTATCGACCTTACTTGCCTAATTCAGAGATGAAATTATAA